GCCATGTTAGACTACGGATACGACATTATTAAAACCTTAGTAACCGACATTGACCCAGATGCTCAGGTAAAAGAAGCCATGAACCGCATTAATGCCTCTGAGCGCGAAAAGATAGCTGCTCAATTTGAAGGTGATGCCGCTCGTATTCTCATCGTAGAAAAAGCAAAAGCTGAAGCAGAAAGTAAAAGATTACAAGGGCAAGGTATTGCTGACCAAAGACGTGAAATTGCTCGTGGATTGGAAGAATCTGTTGAAGTTCTAAACAAAGTAGGTATCAATTCACAAGAAGCCTCTGCCCTAATTGTAGTAACTCAACACTATGACACCCTGCAATCCATAGGTGAAGAAACTAACACCAATTTAATTCTATTACCTAATTCACCACAAGCAGGTAGTGATATGCTTAATAACATGGTTGCCTCATTTACTGCCAGTAATATGATTGGCGAATCCATGAAAAAAACACAACAAGAAAAGAAAAAGTAACCTCACTTTTGATTGTTTTTCCATACAAAAAAAGCCTCAGGAACAATGTTCTTGAGGCTTTTTTATAATTTCTTCAGAGTTAGAATTTTTTCATCAACTTTTTGGCAACCATAGAAAGTGTCAACTTCTGCAAAATACCACTAAAACCACCCAGTAAATTGGACGGAT
This genomic interval from Zobellia roscoffensis contains the following:
- a CDS encoding SPFH domain-containing protein, which produces MGSFIWIPILFFVVVTILSGVFIVKQQTAVLIETFGKFTSVRQSGIQFKIPYVQRIAARVSLKIQQLDVIIETKTLDDVFVKLKVSVQYVVIREKVYDAFYKLEYPHEQITSYVFDVVRAEVPKMKLDDVFVKKDDIAIAVKSELQEAMLDYGYDIIKTLVTDIDPDAQVKEAMNRINASEREKIAAQFEGDAARILIVEKAKAEAESKRLQGQGIADQRREIARGLEESVEVLNKVGINSQEASALIVVTQHYDTLQSIGEETNTNLILLPNSPQAGSDMLNNMVASFTASNMIGESMKKTQQEKKK